The genomic window TTGATATTATCACTGACTATCATATATATCTTATCATGTTTGTTGATTACCATATTATGGTTAATTAGACATAAAGGAAACACAGATGTCCAAGTCTTCAATATTCTTTGTACACCTTCCTTTTGCTAAATCTACATTCTCATATTCCTAATCTTCACTTTATCTCTGCTTGTGACAAATCACAATACTTTACCACAATGTCTGTGCTTGTAAAATAGAATGTGATGCTGAGGTCTCTACAAATGTTACACTTGATAGCATTGTCTGCAAGAGAATATGCCAACATTAAGCATCACACAAAGTTTAGTGTGGAGACAGCCTCTTGTTTGCAGCAGTTAATAGTAACGACAAGAAATAAACATTCCACAACTGAAACACATCTTGATAGTGCAAGcagtttgacagacaaactgaaaatATAAAGACAAGGTCTCTACACCAGGTAGCTTCCATATCAGAACATGTGACTAACATAGCACTTCCTAACGTTTACATTCAAATCACAATAAAGTCACAGTTTTCAAATTTGTGTTGCAAGTTCAATCAGTCTATTCTATCCAAAACTGGAAGTTATACAAAAAAGCAGTGCAttcataacttaattaattaaaaaatcatTTACAACTTTTCTATCACCATAAACAACCATTATCTATTTTGTATCCTAATCatgttgtttacatattgCAAACTCAATACAGACTTGATTAATTCAATGAATAAGCAAATGATAAAATGATATCAAAATCAGAAAGTTGGCTGTTACAACTAACCTGTTGCAATACTGGCTTCACGACCAGGCCCTAAATGTTTCTCGATTTCAAGTTGCTCTTCGTACGTCTGACTGGCATCACGGTATTTGTGTTGGTCCTTCAAactccttgctaaccaactcAAGGCTAAAATAGAAACACACCAATCAGTCACATCATCTCTTCCAGTCATCTTCTCTCTTCCCAGTCTGTCAGACCCTCCCAACATCTTCACTGTCAACCAACCCAAACATTAAATATAGTCCAACATCTAAATGCTAATCCTCTACAATATGCATGATTAAAATATTGCTGTACTACTTTAACATTCTAACTATTTGTGGTATTAATAAAACAGTGACTACCTGACATACTGATGTAATAATGAAAACACCAGCAGGGATGCCAATGCCATAGTGTGCAATCAACAGGGTATGACTTCATTGGATTCAAAGTTCAGTAGGACAAATACACAGGCAGACTGCCATATACTGCACGTGCAAACAAGATATTACAACTGACTCAAGAATGAAGTTTTATCGTGCAAATTCATGAATCAAGTACAAGTAAAAAGCCATTTTGTCGTCACAGTGTCTACTATGCAAGTAGATACAgcagtgacaaacagacatacagacaaacaaacaaattgacaaaaggaaaggcagacagacagaccaacagacagacagagtcagtcagacagtcagacagtcaGTCGGTCGATcggtcagtcagacagacagacagacagacagacagacagacacagacagacagacacacatacaaacagacagacagacagacacacacacaaagagacagacagacagacagacagacaggcaaccgAGTGTGGCACTGAGCTGATTGTCCATCACATTGAGCTACTCCTCCAGCACAATCCCGACTGGGTTGTATTAAAATCTGATGTCAGAAATGCATTCAATTCCATcagcagacaacagatgttggAGCAAGTGGTCGGGTCATTTCCAGATATCTTGAATCATGTAGCTCAGATGTATGGGAGGATCAGCCCATTGGTATTCATGCAAGGTATCACTCCAGTTACAATCGAATCTGCAGAAGGGGTCCATCAAGGCGACCCGCTGGGGCCAGTTCTATTTGCCACTGCCATTCATTCTGTTCTAAAAGATCTTCAGGAGATGCATCCGAAGGTTCGTATCTTGGCATACTTGGACGACGTCTTTGTACTGGGTCACCCTACGGATATTCAGTCTGCCTTTCAAGATCTGAAAAAGTCTTTTTTTGCCATCAACATGATCATTGCAGATTCAAAGTGTGAGATCTACTGCCCTTCTACACGTGATCCTGTTGAAGGCTTTGACTGCATACCAGTCACTGATGATGGAGCCATCTTTCTTGGAGCACCCGTAGGCACACCTTCATTTGTTGCCTCCTCTTGCTCGAACATCGCAAAGTCAAAATTCTTACTGTGTAACGAACTTGTTCAATTGGGAGACATACAGAGTGCCATGCTCTTGTTGAGAGGCTCTCACGTCCCTTGCCTGAATCACTTGGCACGCTTAGTTCGTCCTGAGTTGCTCACACAAGCAGCTTCAATTCACGACTctcagacaagaaagacattttGCCATCTACTTGGGTTCAACGAGATTGAGGACATGCCTTGGCGCCAAGCTGTTTTGCCAATTAGACTTGGTGGCTTTGGCATGACTTCGTTGGCTTTTGTGTCGCAGCCTGCctttgttgcatcctgggcTCACGCCATTGTGGAACTGCCTCTTCGTTTTCCAAGTCTCTTTCCAGCTGTTGACAGCCTAGTTAATTCAACTACTGGGGCTCTTAGTAACGCCCTGACCCAATCTGTCCCTGATGGAAAGCATATTTCCGAATATCTGACATCTGCAGGCAAAGTTCAGCATCAGCTATCCATGTCATTTGCTCGCTGTGAGGCAGAAATCTTGTTCACAGATGCACCCACAGcccgagatgcagcacgacATCGATCTACAaaaggaaaaggagctggtgcatggctgaaCGCAATCCCGACTTCAGAAGTGCTCGCACTAAATTCTTACGAGTATCGTTTAGCGTCCTTGCTGAGGTTGGGCTTGCCCATTCCACTTTCTGACTGgatgacaacatgcaactgtgGTGCCTCCCTGGACAGCagtgggtaccatctgctaaCATGTAAAACCGGTGGAGGGCCAGTTTGGTCGCACGAATCGCTTGCATCAGTCTGGTCTGATTGCCTGCGGGAGCTGCACATCCATCATCGAAGGGAACCGAGGCATCGGTATGCCAATTCCAATGACCGGCCAGACATTGTAGCCTTCGACTCAGACTCTGGGTGCAATGTGGATCTGGACATAGCtctagcacacccatggagctcgGACATCTTCCCTAGATCTTCGGAAACAGATGGCGCCGCTgctgagagaagagaggagagaaaaaagtcaaaatacGAGAAGGAATGTCTACCAGGTGGAACTGCTGTCAGTCTCATTCCTCTGgttatggagcattttggacgcTGGGGTGTCATGGGAAGAAACTTCCTGcagaaactagcaaagaaatcatgtgacgaaattggtagaccaaacgctgcagagttccttgacttttggcgaaaaagattctcacttcagctgcaaaaatgcaatgccaaagtcatactgaggaagatggcaagcttgtcaagtgacacaagtagcgctaagtactcaacccagttctttagccactaggctgacctgggttatcttttaagttaagttgttactgtttttagtgctttttcctgtgtactgtagcacctaaaacattatgtcattgcctagcactctttgtatgatagatgaatgtttgaaaatatatgtgattgacagacagacagacagacacagacacacacacacagacacacacacactacattaAACAATGAAGAAAGCAATACAGTGCAAAGCCTCCATGTACTATATCTTTGCAGCTTGAATGAAGTCAAAGCCAAGTAGAAGAGTGTGAGAAAGAGACTGACATCCAGTCACGTACAGAGCCCAGACCACTAAAAGCtatacaagcacaacaaaCAGAGTGGTTTGGGTGGAGGCATGTCTAGTTGAGAACCACATGATTACTGTAGTGGATTCACGACAATCTTGTTCTGCCTCAGTGCATTGCCTCAATCAGTGATCACGTGTTACATCTTTCCTTAGCAGGTCGCTTGGTCCTACCCATACATGTTATTATACCTAGCATTTCCACAGGTCGCTAATTAAAAGATAACATAGCTGCCCTTATCTCAACTCCCaactgtttgatatcaataaactaCTACGTGATTACATCAAATTATTGATGTAACAAACCAAGTAACCCAAACTCTACCATACTAAATTGATCTGCTGTCTTCACAAATGTCCAAATTCATAACAATACTGACCAAAAGATTAACAAACACGCAACATACACAGAATGAATGACATACACCAACTGATATAGACTTACAGTGTGTTCACTATTTAAACAATTTTACAAATGTACATTATCTTCAGCAACAATACAATCATGACTCTTACTGGCAGCAATGGTGGAATTGTCGATAGGAAAGGCAGTCCTCTTGATACTTAGAGATTCACTAAGCAGTGCTTCACCTTTGTCAGGACTGCCTTTCCTGACCATACACTCGCCCAACTCATGTAAAGCTGCAAAGAATACAAACCCAACATGTCAGTCACACTGTACAACATTTGCACACAATACTGTTACTCAATATTTgtaaacaattacaacaaacaataataaataaacattacttttacacacacatacacaaatgtacacaccttataacttaattaaatatttaacatctcatacatataaatatgtatatatgatgAGACAAACTAGAAATAGTCATACCAACAAACAAGTTATTTAAAAGAACTGGAAACGTCTAGCAAAGTGCAGTGCTACATCTAAGCTGTTTGAGTAAGGCACAACATCCTGCCTAACTTTCTAAAGACCTGTACACACTAGACACTGGATCAGGATCCAATCTGAATTCAATCGTGATCTGTTGCATCCACACATGATCCACTTTTGACTGATACAGACCAATAGCAATAAATACAGATCCGCATCTAGAGGTGGTTTTGATCCACATCAATCATCAATCCAGATCCGTTCAATTCAATTCTGTATTGCAAGTGAGCATTGACCTTCATGTACGTTAGTGTACAAGTCGTGTGCACCAAagaggcaactgctcttgtgTCTAGTTGGGCCCAAGAAATGCAGAGCTAGTTGGACTTGATAAGTAGACGtttgacatacacaaaacatCACGTCCACTATTTCTAATACATGTACACGTCATACACAATAGGGTAGAGATAATGTTCCAAGACTACAGTGTGGACGCTTGCAATCTAGATCTGATTGCAATTGTCAGGATCTAGATTCTATACAAATTAGTTTCTGTACTAGTGTGGACATGAATTTAGTGTCCCTCCCCCACTATGATCACAACATGTCCCTTAAAAGTTTGTGAAAAATATACTAAAACTACACATAAACTAaggaataaataaacattactaaatatgacaaacaactgttaatagaatagataaatagacaattaGAGTAGAAAACTCTCAATCTAAAGTtactgtaaattaattaaataaagtacATGAAGAGctagagacacaacaacacgACCGTCAATGACTCATCTCTTCCAGTCCTAGTCTCCCTTCACAGTCTGTTACACTTTCCCAACAAGTTCACTGCTCAACAGAGACTACAGACTAGACATAGTACATCTAAATAAAAACTCATTACaatagactgatagacagaaaccagacagacagacaactaactgACAATGAGACAAAATGTTGGCAAACAATTTgtggtaaacagacagacaacacagagacagaagacacacatgcagacaaacaaccagacagatacacaagcaaacagttgGTTTATTCATCCTTACTCTAGGGTGCATCTATGACCCCTCCCAATACAGTCTAcagtaggcagacagacagacagacaaacaatcagacagacaaacagaagacagacagacagacagacagacagactgacaaacagacagacagacaaacagacagacagacagacagacaggcaacaagcagacagtcagacagataaacagacaactagtcaaaaagaaagacagtagACTAATACCCCatttacacgagcacgcatGGTGAGCCAAGCCTCACCAGCCCGGTATTCCAGCCCATgtttacacaacacactcagtagaaggaagccaatgcgtgtcattaacgtgcgttggttacttgagcttgacaaaagacaactcgtgttagctcacgtttgcaatggacacAAGCCAAGCTGCTCACATTTTTTCTCTacggctttacaacagtcatatagAGAATGCGTAAGACACATACGAGACATCGTACTATTTATACGAGACGTAGGTCTATCGCTAGTcgtaccaaatgagcatgcacgGCTCGTTTTCCAGCAAGCTACGCGTTTTCACAATGTACTTGACACAAGCCAGCCCACACTGGACTGGCCAGTAATACTGAGCCTAGCTAGCATGGCTCGGCCCGCGTTTACACAAAGCCGAGCCAGCAAGGGCTTGCCCACTTACGAGTGCTCGCGTAAATGAGGAATAAGAAGCAGACCGTACCATATGCAAACAGAAAGCTACGCACACAGCTTGCCATGGACGCAAgcatgcaggcagacaggcaggcagttGAGCAACCAGGCAAATGAACGAGCAAATCAGCTGACATGCAGGCACTCAAAAACACAGCTATGCAAACAGGCAGGGAGACAAGCAAGAAAGCAAGACGACAGGCACGGAAGCAGCTATGTAGCCAGGTAGACACTCCAACAAACAGgcaacaggcaggcaggcgagTCAACAAGCAAGTGGGCAGGAACGCAGTCAAGCGAGTAGGCATACATACAGGTCAGAAGGAAGGTCAGTATATGAGCAAGCAATGAGACATACAAGTACAAAGAATATACAGACACCACAACACATGCatccacacacaaacaaacaaacaaacagacaaacaaatgtgtaCACGGGTACATGCAGTGACCAAAGTAGAAACATGGCTGATTACATAAAAGAGAGGACATGAGTCAAGACCCCTTCAACAAGTCActagccaaacagacagacacacaaacagataaacaaacaaacagacaacacaaaaacaaatacacccaatgatttttaataaaaattttactAGCAAACAAATGTCATTTTGTTAACATCTAATGCTTACATCTACACAATGCAGGAATCCACACCATGAAACATAACACTACACATAAactaaagaataaataaacattactaaatatgacaaacaactgttaatagaatagataaatagacaattaGAGTAGAAAACTCTCAATCTAAATTTACTGCAAACTAAAAAAAGAAACATGAATGTGCTGTGTAGTATCAATACATGCAACCACATTATacttaacacaaacacacaatacatacttCTATTGCTTAATTCATTACTAAACtaagaaataaaattaaaaatttaatttatggTAAGATAAAGCTCATAGTTACTCACTCGCTGCAGTAGAGTCTTTGTTGTTCAAAGTACGTTTCAGCATAAGGGCTTCTTTTAAAACCCTCAATGCATCTTCCAGCTTCCCTTGCTTACTCAGACATGCTCCAAGGTCATGAAGAGCTAGAGACACAAAAACACGACCGTCAATGACTCATCTCTTCCAGTCCTAGTCTCCCTTCACAGTCTGTTACACTTTCCCAACAAGTTCACTGCTCAACAGAGACTACAGACTAGACATAGTACATCTAAATAAAAACTCATTATaatagactgatagacagaaaccagacagacagacaactaactgACAATGAGACAAAATGTTGGCAAACAATTTgtggtaaacagacagacaacacagagacagaagacacacatgcagacaaaca from Corticium candelabrum chromosome 12, ooCorCand1.1, whole genome shotgun sequence includes these protein-coding regions:
- the LOC134187903 gene encoding uncharacterized protein LOC134187903, which produces MHPKVRILAYLDDVFVLGHPTDIQSAFQDLKKSFFAINMIIADSKCEIYCPSTRDPVEGFDCIPVTDDGAIFLGAPVGTPSFVASSCSNIAKSKFLLCNELVQLGDIQSAMLLLRGSHVPCLNHLARLVRPELLTQAASIHDSQTRKTFCHLLGFNEIEDMPWRQAVLPIRLGGFGMTSLAFVSQPAFVASWAHAIVELPLRFPSLFPAVDSLVNSTTGALSNALTQSVPDGKHISEYLTSAGKVQHQLSMSFARCEAEILFTDAPTARDAARHRSTKGKGAGAWLNAIPTSEVLALNSYEYRLASLLRLGLPIPLSDWMTTCNCGASLDSSGYHLLTCKTGGGPVWSHESLASVWSDCLRELHIHHRREPRHRYANSNDRPDIVAFDSDSGCNVDLDIALAHPWSSDIFPRSSETDGAAAERREERKKSKYEKECLPGGTAVSLIPLVMEHFGRWGVMGRNFLQKLAKKSCDEIGRPNAAEFLDFWRKRFSLQLQKCNAKVILRKMASLSSDTSSAKYSTQFFSH